A region from the Polaribacter sp. Hel1_33_78 genome encodes:
- the trpB gene encoding tryptophan synthase subunit beta yields the protein MKSKFHPDKNGYFGQFGGAFIPELLHPNVQELADNYIQIIESEEFQKEYKSLLKDYVGRPTPLYLAKRLSEKYGATIYLKREDLNHTGAHKVNNTVGQILIAKKLGKTKIIAETGAGQHGVATATVCALMGLECIVFMGEKDIVRQAPNVARMKMLGAKVVPATSGSKTLKDATNEAIRYWIQHPETFYLIGSVVGPAPHPDMVARLQAIISEEMKWQLKEKTGKENPDTIIACVGGGSNAAGAFYHYLDDEDVELIAVEAAGLGVNSGESAATSQLGEVGIIHGSKTILMQDKYGQIKEPYSISAGLDYPGVGPLHAFLYESKRATFMNATDKEALDAAFELTKIEGIIPALETAHALAVLSKIKFKKDQVVVVNLSGRGDKDLEIYIKHLEE from the coding sequence ATGAAAAGTAAATTTCACCCAGACAAAAACGGATATTTTGGACAATTTGGAGGTGCATTTATTCCAGAATTATTGCATCCTAACGTACAAGAATTAGCGGATAATTATATTCAAATTATTGAGTCGGAAGAGTTTCAAAAAGAATATAAATCTTTATTGAAAGATTATGTGGGTAGACCAACACCTTTGTATTTAGCTAAACGTTTATCAGAAAAATACGGAGCTACTATTTATTTGAAAAGAGAAGATTTAAATCATACTGGAGCTCATAAAGTAAACAATACGGTTGGTCAAATTTTAATTGCCAAGAAATTAGGAAAGACTAAAATTATTGCAGAAACTGGAGCAGGACAACATGGAGTGGCGACAGCCACAGTTTGTGCATTAATGGGATTAGAGTGTATTGTTTTTATGGGTGAAAAAGACATTGTGCGGCAAGCACCAAATGTTGCCAGAATGAAAATGTTGGGTGCAAAAGTGGTGCCTGCAACGAGTGGGTCTAAAACGTTAAAAGATGCTACAAATGAAGCGATAAGATATTGGATTCAGCATCCAGAAACGTTTTATTTAATTGGTTCTGTTGTTGGTCCTGCGCCACATCCAGATATGGTTGCCCGTTTGCAAGCAATTATTTCGGAAGAAATGAAATGGCAATTAAAAGAGAAAACAGGAAAAGAAAATCCTGATACAATTATTGCTTGTGTTGGCGGAGGTAGCAATGCGGCTGGTGCTTTTTATCATTATTTAGATGACGAAGATGTAGAATTAATAGCTGTTGAAGCTGCGGGTTTAGGAGTGAATTCAGGAGAAAGTGCTGCCACATCTCAATTAGGTGAAGTTGGTATTATTCATGGAAGTAAAACTATTTTAATGCAAGACAAATATGGGCAAATTAAGGAGCCATATTCTATTTCTGCAGGTTTAGATTATCCAGGAGTTGGACCTTTGCATGCTTTTTTATACGAAAGTAAAAGGGCAACGTTTATGAATGCAACAGACAAAGAGGCGTTAGATGCTGCCTTTGAATTAACAAAGATAGAAGGAATTATTCCTGCTTTAGAAACCGCGCATGCTTTGGCAGTTTTATCAAAAATTAAGTTCAAAAAAGATCAGGTTGTAGTGGTAAATTTATCTGGAAGAGGAGATAAAGATTTGGAGATTTATATCAAACATTTAGAAGAGTAG
- the trpA gene encoding tryptophan synthase subunit alpha, with amino-acid sequence MNSMQELFQKKDKNLLSIYFTCGYPKLEDTTKVISALEKSGVDFIEVGLPYSDPLADGPTIQDSSQRALENGINLDIVFDQLMSIKKTNNTPLVLMGYLNQILKYGEDKFCQKAVDCGINTLIIPDLPMVEFENHYQELFDKYGLTNVFLITPHTSEDRIKKIDSFTKAFIYVVASASITGAKGAISKNQISYFERIKEMNLKSKLIVGFGISDKSTFNIACNYASGAIIGSAFIKNLGENGIDKIDDFIQPIIS; translated from the coding sequence ATGAATTCGATGCAAGAATTATTTCAGAAAAAAGACAAAAACTTATTATCTATTTATTTTACTTGTGGATACCCAAAATTGGAGGATACAACGAAAGTAATTTCAGCTTTAGAAAAGAGTGGAGTAGACTTTATTGAAGTTGGTTTACCGTATTCAGATCCTTTAGCAGATGGACCAACAATACAAGATAGTAGCCAGAGAGCATTAGAAAACGGAATTAATTTAGATATTGTTTTTGATCAGTTAATGTCAATTAAAAAAACCAATAATACACCTTTAGTTTTAATGGGGTATTTAAACCAAATTTTAAAATACGGTGAAGATAAATTTTGTCAAAAAGCCGTAGATTGTGGAATAAATACCTTAATAATTCCTGATTTACCAATGGTAGAATTTGAAAATCACTATCAAGAATTATTTGATAAATACGGACTTACAAACGTATTTTTAATTACACCTCATACATCAGAAGATAGAATTAAAAAGATAGATTCTTTTACCAAAGCATTTATCTATGTAGTCGCTTCAGCTTCAATAACTGGAGCAAAAGGTGCTATCTCTAAAAATCAAATTTCCTATTTTGAAAGAATAAAAGAAATGAATTTAAAAAGTAAATTGATTGTTGGTTTTGGTATTTCTGATAAATCTACTTTTAATATTGCTTGTAATTATGCGAGTGGGGCCATTATTGGTTCTGCTTTTATAAAGAATTTAGGTGAAAATGGTATTGATAAAATTGATGATTTTATACAACCAATTATTTCATAA
- a CDS encoding FKBP-type peptidyl-prolyl cis-trans isomerase, with product MKSSLYLLLSIFAFLSCSDNDSNFEPQNETDILKYIKDNNLDATKSSSGLYYVIDNEGNGARPTSSSNVTVAYKGYFLNGKVFDQSNSSGISFGLNRVITGWTEGITYFKEGGNGVLLVPSNLGYGPNGSRSIPGGAVLVFDVKLIKVN from the coding sequence ATGAAATCATCCCTATATCTATTATTGTCAATATTTGCGTTTCTTTCTTGTTCTGATAATGACTCTAATTTTGAGCCTCAAAATGAAACAGATATTTTAAAATATATTAAAGATAATAACCTAGATGCGACAAAAAGTAGTTCTGGTTTATATTATGTAATCGATAATGAAGGCAATGGTGCAAGACCAACAAGCAGTTCAAATGTTACTGTGGCTTACAAAGGATATTTCCTAAACGGCAAGGTGTTTGATCAAAGTAATTCCAGCGGCATCTCTTTTGGATTAAATCGGGTAATTACAGGCTGGACAGAAGGAATAACTTACTTTAAGGAAGGTGGAAATGGTGTTTTATTAGTCCCTTCTAATTTAGGGTATGGACCAAATGGCAGTCGTTCTATTCCTGGAGGCGCAGTGCTAGTGTTCGACGTAAAACTAATTAAGGTAAACTAG
- a CDS encoding amidohydrolase yields the protein MKNLVLLVLFLTSFFSCEKEKVDLIVLNSNTYTVNEKFDNAESFAIKDGKFVAVGSAEEIHAQYTSENLIDAKEQTIIPGLIDAHCHFYRMGLQQQKVSLEGTKSYEEVLEKIVAFQKEKNLTFISGRGWDQNDWEIKEFPTKEKLDKLFPTIPVAVGRVDGHALLVNQAAIDLSGITKDTKISGGEIILKNGKMTGILIDSAMDFIKFPETSNQAAKKGLLAAQKISFSYGLTTVDDAGLDRNTIELIDDLQESNELKIRVYAMVSADNQAQIDYYIKKGITKTNRLHVSSFKVYGDGALGSRGAAMRKPYSDRENHFGALIYSPERYQEIARQIAASEFQMNTHAIGDSANTWLLKTYKDVLKDVKNRRWRIEHAQIISDGDFDKFDNIIPSVQPTHATSDMYWAEDRIGKERMKGAYAFKKLLNRYGKIALGTDFPVEQVNPFLTFYAATTRKDINNYPESGFQMENALSREETLKGMTIWAAYSNFEEKEKGSIEVGKFADFVILNQDIMQVNGNEIPKTKVVSTYVNGEKVY from the coding sequence ATGAAAAACCTAGTATTACTTGTACTATTTTTAACTTCATTTTTCTCTTGTGAAAAAGAAAAAGTAGACCTCATTGTTCTCAATTCAAACACCTATACTGTTAACGAAAAATTTGATAATGCAGAATCATTTGCCATCAAAGACGGGAAATTTGTTGCAGTTGGAAGTGCTGAAGAGATACATGCTCAATATACATCAGAAAATCTAATTGACGCAAAGGAGCAGACCATTATTCCTGGTTTAATTGATGCACATTGCCATTTTTACAGAATGGGTTTACAACAGCAAAAAGTATCTTTAGAAGGAACAAAAAGTTATGAGGAGGTACTAGAGAAAATTGTCGCTTTTCAAAAAGAGAAAAATCTTACTTTTATTTCAGGGCGTGGTTGGGATCAAAATGATTGGGAAATAAAAGAATTTCCAACAAAAGAGAAATTAGACAAGTTATTTCCTACAATTCCTGTCGCAGTTGGCAGAGTTGATGGTCATGCCCTATTAGTAAATCAAGCGGCTATTGATTTATCAGGCATTACAAAAGACACGAAAATTTCAGGCGGAGAAATCATACTGAAGAATGGAAAAATGACAGGTATTTTAATTGATTCAGCAATGGATTTTATTAAGTTTCCTGAAACTTCAAATCAAGCAGCAAAAAAAGGTTTATTGGCGGCACAAAAAATTTCTTTCTCTTATGGCTTAACAACAGTTGATGATGCCGGTTTAGATAGAAACACGATAGAATTAATTGATGATTTACAAGAATCAAACGAATTAAAAATACGTGTTTATGCAATGGTTTCTGCGGATAATCAAGCACAAATTGATTACTACATAAAAAAAGGAATTACAAAAACTAATCGCTTACATGTAAGTTCTTTTAAAGTTTATGGTGACGGAGCTTTAGGCTCAAGAGGAGCTGCAATGCGTAAACCATATTCAGATAGAGAGAATCATTTTGGAGCCTTAATTTATTCCCCTGAAAGATATCAAGAAATTGCAAGACAAATTGCTGCATCAGAATTTCAAATGAACACACATGCTATTGGAGATTCTGCAAATACTTGGTTGTTAAAAACCTATAAAGATGTTTTAAAAGATGTTAAAAATAGACGTTGGCGTATTGAACATGCTCAAATTATTTCTGATGGAGATTTTGATAAATTTGATAATATTATTCCCTCTGTGCAACCAACTCATGCAACTTCAGATATGTACTGGGCAGAAGATAGAATTGGAAAAGAGCGGATGAAGGGAGCTTATGCTTTTAAAAAATTATTAAATAGATATGGTAAAATTGCTTTAGGAACCGATTTTCCTGTAGAACAAGTCAATCCATTTTTAACATTTTATGCGGCGACCACGAGAAAAGACATTAACAACTATCCAGAAAGTGGTTTTCAAATGGAAAATGCTCTAAGTAGAGAAGAAACCTTAAAAGGGATGACTATTTGGGCGGCATATTCCAATTTTGAAGAGAAAGAGAAAGGTTCAATAGAAGTTGGTAAGTTTGCTGATTTTGTAATCTTGAATCAAGATATAATGCAAGTTAACGGAAACGAAATTCCAAAAACAAAAGTAGTGTCAACTTATGTAAATGGAGAAAAGGTTTATTAA
- a CDS encoding MauE/DoxX family redox-associated membrane protein, with translation MSILTLILRIIFGVFFAYAGFMHFKKPNFFNGFIPNFLPKLAVNYVFGFIEFILGIGLFFNQTVKNSALGIFILMMLFLPIHIWDFTKKQPVIGSKKLAFIRIPIQFLLMYLSYLIYIHT, from the coding sequence ATGAGTATTTTAACCCTAATTCTTAGAATTATTTTTGGAGTGTTTTTTGCCTATGCCGGGTTCATGCATTTCAAAAAACCGAATTTTTTTAATGGATTTATTCCAAATTTCTTACCAAAACTCGCGGTAAACTATGTATTTGGCTTTATAGAGTTCATATTAGGAATTGGCTTATTTTTTAATCAAACAGTAAAAAACTCAGCATTAGGAATTTTTATTTTAATGATGCTGTTTTTACCAATTCATATTTGGGATTTCACAAAAAAACAACCCGTAATTGGTTCTAAAAAACTAGCTTTTATTAGAATTCCAATTCAATTTTTATTAATGTATTTATCATATTTAATATACATACACACATGA
- a CDS encoding M20/M25/M40 family metallo-hydrolase: MKNILLFISISLLLASCTPKQKKLINSEKLSSEEKIDSTNIKSLFNSALTDGKSYEWLRDLTQNIGGRLSGSPEADKSVIWGEKLMKEVGLDSVWLQPVMVPHWVRGEKEVANYTTNGVQKDVPICALGFSVATPKAGVLAEVIEVKSLAEAEALGNKMKGKIVFFNRPFDDTLINTFKAYGGCVDQRVNGAAVCGEFGAKGVIVRSMTNSVDDYPHTGTMSYGDLSQEKHIPTAAISSRAANILSTDLKQNPTLKFYFKQSCETLPDAPSFNVVGEIRGTETPENIVVVGGHLDSWDLGDGAHDDGTGIVQSLEVAYLFKKNNIKPKNTLRVVFFMNEENGTRGAKKYAELAKFNKENHIGGLESDAGGHTPRGFSIDANTVNTKLLQSWKKLLSPYGLHDLDKGGSGADIGPLKGDDVTLVGYRPDSQRYFDYHHTSTDTFDKVNKRELELGSASMVSIIYLMDKYLYADAPVKP; encoded by the coding sequence ATGAAAAATATATTACTCTTTATATCTATTTCTTTGCTTCTTGCATCATGCACTCCTAAACAAAAAAAACTAATCAATTCAGAGAAATTATCTTCTGAAGAAAAAATTGATTCTACTAATATTAAAAGCCTTTTTAATAGTGCATTAACTGATGGTAAATCTTATGAATGGTTGCGCGATTTAACTCAAAATATTGGGGGACGTTTATCTGGATCACCAGAAGCTGATAAATCAGTAATTTGGGGAGAAAAGCTAATGAAAGAAGTAGGTTTAGATTCCGTTTGGCTGCAGCCAGTTATGGTTCCACATTGGGTTAGAGGCGAAAAAGAAGTAGCAAACTATACCACAAACGGAGTTCAAAAAGATGTGCCAATTTGTGCATTAGGCTTCTCAGTAGCAACCCCAAAAGCAGGAGTTTTAGCAGAGGTTATTGAAGTAAAAAGTTTAGCAGAAGCAGAAGCTTTAGGAAATAAAATGAAAGGAAAAATAGTGTTTTTTAATCGTCCTTTTGACGACACCCTAATTAACACCTTTAAAGCTTACGGAGGTTGCGTCGATCAACGTGTAAATGGTGCTGCAGTTTGCGGGGAATTTGGGGCAAAAGGAGTTATTGTGCGTTCGATGACAAATTCTGTAGATGATTATCCTCATACAGGCACCATGAGCTATGGAGACTTATCCCAAGAAAAACACATTCCAACTGCAGCCATTAGTAGCAGAGCTGCTAATATTTTAAGTACTGATTTAAAACAAAATCCGACTTTAAAATTTTACTTTAAACAAAGTTGTGAAACCTTACCAGATGCACCTTCTTTTAATGTTGTTGGCGAAATTAGAGGAACTGAAACTCCAGAAAACATTGTTGTAGTTGGTGGTCATTTAGATTCTTGGGATTTAGGAGATGGAGCTCATGATGATGGCACCGGAATTGTACAATCTTTAGAAGTTGCTTATTTGTTTAAAAAAAACAACATCAAACCTAAAAACACGTTGAGAGTTGTCTTTTTTATGAACGAAGAAAACGGAACGAGAGGCGCAAAAAAATACGCAGAATTGGCAAAATTCAATAAAGAAAATCATATTGGAGGGTTAGAATCTGATGCCGGAGGTCATACTCCTAGGGGATTTTCTATAGATGCAAATACGGTTAACACCAAACTATTACAAAGCTGGAAAAAACTATTATCTCCTTATGGATTACATGATTTAGATAAAGGTGGTTCCGGTGCAGATATTGGTCCTTTAAAAGGAGATGATGTAACATTAGTAGGTTACAGGCCAGATTCTCAGCGTTATTTTGATTATCATCATACTAGTACAGATACTTTTGATAAAGTCAATAAACGTGAACTAGAATTAGGAAGCGCTTCCATGGTGAGTATTATTTATTTAATGGATAAATATCTATATGCTGACGCTCCCGTAAAACCTTAA
- a CDS encoding CDC27 family protein encodes MLLYYLMIALQVFCMYHVYKNKSNYYWYFVLFFIPLIGSIIYLFTNVFNRKDITVIAQEITTVINPTRKIKALEKELDFSNTFQNKINLADVHLENKDFENAIIFYEKALEANFKNDPHTLNKLIHCYYKTSNFDKVIEYANKINLDKNFKESLYFYGLALEQKEQFTEAEFQLRKIDKRFSNYPERLEFSKYLIRRNKKEDSKEILTEIISEITSMTKANSKKYRNIFIEAEKILNELQSF; translated from the coding sequence ATGCTACTATACTATTTAATGATTGCCTTACAAGTGTTTTGCATGTATCATGTATATAAAAATAAGAGTAACTATTACTGGTACTTTGTCCTTTTTTTCATCCCTTTAATTGGCTCTATTATATACTTATTCACAAATGTCTTTAATAGAAAAGACATCACAGTGATCGCTCAAGAAATCACCACTGTAATAAACCCGACAAGGAAAATTAAAGCTTTAGAGAAAGAATTAGATTTTTCTAACACTTTTCAAAATAAAATAAATTTAGCTGATGTTCATCTTGAAAATAAAGATTTTGAAAATGCCATTATTTTTTATGAAAAAGCTCTAGAAGCTAATTTTAAAAACGATCCTCATACTTTAAATAAATTGATTCATTGTTATTATAAAACAAGTAATTTTGACAAGGTCATTGAATATGCCAACAAAATAAATTTAGATAAAAATTTCAAAGAATCTCTGTACTTCTATGGATTAGCGTTAGAACAAAAAGAACAATTTACGGAAGCTGAATTTCAACTAAGAAAAATTGATAAAAGATTTTCTAACTACCCGGAAAGACTAGAGTTCTCAAAATATTTAATACGAAGAAATAAAAAGGAGGATTCCAAAGAAATCTTAACCGAAATTATTTCTGAAATCACATCAATGACAAAAGCAAATTCGAAAAAATATCGAAATATCTTTATTGAAGCTGAGAAAATATTAAACGAACTCCAAAGCTTCTAA
- a CDS encoding TonB-dependent receptor, which produces MKKGFILFLVFSSIFNAFSQKKSTKKALAVKMDTVKTEVVEVITKYNPQIADASKIKKNPTITLLDQSKKKKLSYTIFSAPVASTFVPKSGVVKSIEVGVKERIYNNYVALGFGNYTSPYLEGYVNSSTRFDSEFGLYAKYTASLDNIENTILNSNFSNFLTTIFYKKEERYFDWKVSLEAERKVYNWYGLPNINFTQNTLNLINENQAYNLLNTKGEIDFLDAYIDKSTISVSYFSDAFRSQEFLMNFNTALDIPLDYIYSKLNGLNINTGIEFLKGKFTNEYANQNKLNYAIFTAKIKPEYKTTISGFSLKLGTKIFGSFDTENSVNNFLIYPDIHIRKPIIKEYLNIYGGISGDLKTNTYQGFVEENPYISPTIFMTQTSEKYNAFLGLNGLINNTISFNISASIKDQEDAPLFLRNNSKSDGTNYTVNGVPLKGYEYGNSFNVVYDDIKTTSFSAEITYNFTKRITFSTNIQFDNFELKNQSKAWNFPTLQAYFIGKYKNNKWYATTNIFYINEREDLLYSASFPSTTNGFQTLESFVDVNVHGGYHFNDKFSAFLKVNNIFNNNYQRFANFTVQGFQALVGITYKFDF; this is translated from the coding sequence ATGAAAAAAGGATTTATACTATTTTTAGTTTTCTCTAGCATTTTCAATGCCTTTTCTCAAAAGAAATCTACAAAAAAAGCACTTGCTGTTAAAATGGATACAGTTAAAACTGAGGTTGTAGAAGTAATCACAAAATACAATCCCCAAATTGCAGATGCCTCAAAAATTAAAAAAAATCCTACCATCACATTATTAGATCAAAGTAAAAAGAAAAAATTAAGCTATACTATTTTTTCTGCTCCTGTGGCCTCTACGTTTGTTCCTAAAAGTGGGGTTGTAAAAAGTATTGAGGTCGGCGTAAAAGAGCGTATTTACAACAATTATGTAGCCTTAGGATTTGGCAATTATACATCTCCATATTTAGAGGGTTATGTAAATAGTAGTACTCGTTTTGATAGTGAATTTGGTTTGTATGCAAAATATACTGCTTCTTTAGACAATATAGAAAACACTATTCTAAATAGTAATTTTTCGAACTTTTTAACAACTATATTTTACAAAAAAGAAGAGCGTTATTTTGACTGGAAAGTAAGCTTAGAGGCCGAAAGAAAAGTATACAATTGGTATGGATTACCAAATATTAATTTTACTCAAAACACTTTAAACTTAATTAATGAAAATCAGGCTTATAATCTTCTTAATACTAAAGGAGAAATTGATTTTTTAGACGCTTACATAGACAAAAGTACAATTTCCGTTTCTTATTTTTCTGATGCCTTTCGCAGTCAAGAATTCTTAATGAATTTTAATACAGCCTTAGATATACCCCTGGATTATATTTACAGTAAACTCAATGGTCTCAATATAAATACGGGTATAGAATTTTTAAAAGGTAAATTCACTAATGAGTATGCAAATCAAAATAAATTAAATTATGCCATTTTTACGGCAAAAATAAAACCCGAATATAAAACTACTATAAGTGGCTTTTCTTTAAAATTAGGAACAAAAATTTTTGGTTCTTTTGATACTGAAAATAGTGTAAATAATTTTTTAATTTATCCAGACATTCACATTCGTAAACCAATTATCAAAGAGTATTTAAATATTTATGGAGGAATTTCTGGCGACTTAAAAACAAATACTTATCAAGGTTTCGTAGAAGAAAACCCTTATATTTCTCCTACTATATTTATGACGCAAACTTCAGAAAAATACAATGCTTTCTTAGGTTTAAATGGATTGATTAATAATACTATTAGTTTTAATATTTCTGCAAGTATAAAAGACCAAGAGGACGCTCCTTTGTTTTTAAGAAACAATTCAAAATCTGATGGAACGAACTATACTGTGAATGGAGTTCCTTTAAAAGGTTATGAATACGGCAACTCATTTAATGTAGTGTATGATGATATAAAAACAACTTCATTTTCTGCAGAAATAACCTATAATTTCACAAAGAGAATTACGTTTTCAACCAACATTCAGTTCGATAACTTTGAATTAAAAAATCAATCAAAAGCATGGAACTTCCCTACTTTACAAGCATACTTCATTGGAAAGTACAAGAATAATAAATGGTATGCAACAACGAATATTTTTTATATAAATGAGAGGGAGGACCTTTTATATAGCGCTTCGTTTCCATCAACTACAAATGGCTTTCAAACCTTAGAATCTTTTGTGGATGTAAACGTGCATGGAGGGTATCATTTTAATGACAAATTTTCTGCATTCTTAAAAGTAAACAATATTTTCAACAATAATTATCAACGTTTCGCCAACTTTACTGTACAAGGTTTTCAGGCCTTAGTTGGTATCACTTACAAGTTTGATTTCTGA